A segment of the Bacillus pseudomycoides genome:
TGCTGCTTCTTGAATCTAAATAAGAAAAGAGAAAGACAGAGGAGGGACTGAGCGCTATGAATACCCCTGTTTCTGTAAACGAGAAGAAGGATTTTGTAAAATGGTTTTTAAACAATTATCAACTGAAACAGCGTGAATGTGTATGGATTTTAAATTATTTAATGAGTCATGATCAATTAATGCACAAAGTCCACTTCGTAGAACATGCAAAATATTGCCCTCGTGGTTTAGTGATGTCAGCAAATTGTGTAAAAGATACACCGTTTCACTTCTTTAAACAAAATGTTATGACGACGGATGCAGAAAAATCGTTTCATGACATTCGTTTAAATCGAGATGAGGATATTTATATTCAACTTAATTT
Coding sequences within it:
- a CDS encoding ReoY family proteolytic degradation factor, giving the protein MNTPVSVNEKKDFVKWFLNNYQLKQRECVWILNYLMSHDQLMHKVHFVEHAKYCPRGLVMSANCVKDTPFHFFKQNVMTTDAEKSFHDIRLNRDEDIYIQLNFKSSFQNANYVAVLEENPYLPKHIEVNEKDRLLAERFLEESVFSFRRNRLLKQIDEALDNQDKEAFCKLTEELKSL